The Malus domestica chromosome 06, GDT2T_hap1 genome has a segment encoding these proteins:
- the LOC139196881 gene encoding uncharacterized protein has product MIASTIKVQNEGNSHDSVLYSKPYSKKIDALKMPRGYQPPKFVQFDGKGNPKQNVAHFIETCNNVGTEGDYLNKQFVHSLKGNAFDWYTDLEPESINSWDQLEMEFFNCFCRTVSMLKLTSIKPRTFEELATRSHDMKLSIANHRKKELITDFKKDKVFFPNVDKTRKKPSKEAFTINTAPIKTSFVPIKISSKTKAKEIKRGEPPRTQDKYKSTLMELTHKAYPFPNSDMDTMLDDLLKKKVIELPECKRPEEMNHVNNPRYCKYHRIVSHPVGKCFVIKELIMKLAQQGQIELDLEDTAVTHTTTITFRSFDLVPLQATLDHSRQCSSCTAHYAQTSPGASDQDAHTDDKKG; this is encoded by the exons atgatcgccagcacCATCAAGGTGCAGAACGAAGGAAACTCACATGActccgtactatactcaaagccttactccaagaagattgacgctttgaagatgccgaggggttatcagccGCCAAAATTCgtgcagttcgatggaaagggtaacccaaaacaaaatgtcgcccatttcattgaaacctgcaacaatgtcgggacagagggagactacctcaaCAAGCAGTTCGTGCACTCGCTGAAAGGTAACGCATTTGACTGGTACACTGACCTCGAacccgagtccatcaacagttgggatcagCTAGAAATGGAATTCTTCAACTGCTTCTGTCGCACCGTAAGCATGTTGAAGTTGACCA gcataaaaccaagaacgttCGAGGAGCTGGCAACTCGTTCCCATGACATGAAGCTAAGTATTGCCAATCATAGAAAGAAAGAGTTgatcaccgacttcaagaaggataaggtgttcttCCCAAATGTAGACAAGACTAGGAAAAAGCCCTCCAAGGAAGCGTTCACCATCAACACTGCGCCTATTAAGACCTCCTTCGTgcctatcaagatctcctccaaaaccaaagcaaaggagataaagagaggtgagcctcctcgcacccaagatAAGTACAAAAGCACATTGATGGAATTGACGCATAAGGCGTACCCTTTTCCTAACTCAGACATGGATACAATGTTAGATGACTTGCtgaaaaagaaggtgatcgagtTACCAGAATGCAAGCGTCCTGAAGAGATGAATCACGTAAATAATCCTAGGtattgcaagtaccatcgtatcgtgagcCATCCTGTTGGCAAGTGCTTCGTCATCAAAGAACTTATCATGAAGCTAGCGCAACAAGGGCAAATCGAGCTCGACCTTGAAGACACGGCAgtaacacatactactacaattaCGTTTAGATCCTTCGATCTCGTACCTCTTCAAGCGACACTTGACCATTCCCGCCAATGCTCAAGTTGCACGGCACATTATGCACAAACATCACCGGGGGCAAGTGACCAAGATGCACATACCGATGATAAAAAAGGAtag